Proteins encoded within one genomic window of Alkalilimnicola sp. S0819:
- a CDS encoding lambda-exonuclease family protein, which translates to MSRPRAVIPFPAQVQGSAEWHAHRAGRGNASELPALLGCSPWFPRTPLELWELKTGRRRVTVSPAMRRGLRLEPRARAWLEALSDTVYEPQLRVRGRLSASLDGLRFDERELVEIKCPVHGAASATWAQVAGEGRPPEHYWWQVQQQLYCAGAERARFAVFHAEGGRIVDMVECPVLADEQAQARLEQAWADFFPWLDADEPPPPLEGDARRRDDRAWRDAVSRWKEARHWLDQARQAEQEARRALLGQAGDRSTVGAGLRVTRHWQKGALDWGRLAQELDPSMDLEPFRKPGSWRYRISEQD; encoded by the coding sequence ATGAGCCGTCCCCGCGCCGTGATTCCTTTCCCCGCCCAAGTCCAGGGCAGCGCCGAATGGCATGCTCACCGCGCGGGGCGGGGCAATGCCTCGGAGTTGCCCGCACTGCTCGGCTGTTCGCCCTGGTTCCCCCGCACACCGCTTGAGCTGTGGGAGCTGAAGACCGGCCGCCGGCGGGTGACCGTCAGTCCGGCCATGCGCCGGGGCCTGCGCCTGGAGCCCCGGGCTCGGGCCTGGCTGGAGGCGCTGAGTGACACGGTCTACGAGCCCCAGCTGCGGGTGCGCGGCCGGCTGTCCGCGTCGCTGGATGGCCTCCGCTTCGACGAGCGGGAGCTGGTCGAGATCAAATGCCCCGTACACGGCGCCGCTTCGGCCACCTGGGCACAGGTCGCCGGGGAGGGACGGCCACCCGAGCATTACTGGTGGCAGGTGCAGCAACAGCTCTACTGCGCCGGCGCGGAGCGGGCGCGTTTTGCCGTGTTTCACGCGGAGGGCGGGCGCATCGTCGACATGGTGGAGTGCCCGGTGCTTGCCGACGAACAAGCCCAAGCCAGACTTGAGCAGGCCTGGGCCGATTTCTTTCCCTGGCTGGATGCGGATGAGCCACCGCCACCGCTGGAGGGGGATGCGCGCCGGCGCGACGATCGGGCCTGGCGCGATGCGGTGAGCCGTTGGAAAGAGGCGCGTCATTGGCTGGATCAGGCGCGCCAGGCGGAGCAAGAGGCCAGGCGGGCGTTACTGGGGCAGGCGGGTGATCGCAGCACGGTGGGAGCTGGGTTGCGGGTGACGCGCCATTGGCAGAAGGGTGCGCTAGACTGGGGCAGACTGGCACAAGAGCTTGATCCATCGATGGATCTGGAGCCTTTTCGAAAGCCCGGGAGCTGGCGTTACCGTATCAGTGAGCAGGATTGA
- the gcvA gene encoding transcriptional regulator GcvA, with protein sequence MSPRRLPPLNAVRAFEAAGRHESFSRGAEELFVTPAAVSQQVRALEHWLGVQLFERKARGLALTPAGRSYLPRVSEVLDRLADATQSVRRLGHSSILSVGVTPGFASLFLAPRLWRFASEHPELDVRIATQMRPVAFDEDTVDVAVRYGRGDFPGLSSEFLLRDGVTPICSPRLLEANEHPLRSPEDLRYYTLLHNESAVLAGFRVTWKDWLDAAGAHQVDCRRGPRFSDVHLVMQEALAGHGVGLGHMALIGEELRAGRLVAPFDLVLAGGGDYHVVYPPGAEEQPKVAAFLKWLRAQVSES encoded by the coding sequence ATGTCGCCGCGCCGTTTGCCGCCACTCAATGCCGTGCGTGCCTTCGAGGCCGCGGGCCGCCACGAAAGCTTCAGCCGTGGCGCCGAAGAACTGTTCGTCACGCCCGCGGCGGTGAGCCAACAGGTGCGGGCCCTGGAGCATTGGCTGGGTGTGCAGTTGTTTGAGCGCAAGGCCCGGGGGCTGGCGCTTACGCCGGCGGGCCGCAGCTATCTGCCGCGGGTCAGCGAAGTGCTGGATCGCCTGGCCGATGCCACCCAGTCGGTGCGTCGCCTGGGCCACAGCAGCATCCTCAGCGTGGGCGTTACACCCGGTTTCGCCTCCCTGTTTCTGGCGCCGCGCCTGTGGCGCTTCGCCTCCGAACACCCGGAGCTGGACGTGCGCATCGCTACCCAGATGCGCCCCGTGGCCTTCGACGAAGACACGGTGGATGTGGCCGTGCGCTACGGCCGCGGCGATTTCCCGGGCTTGAGCAGCGAGTTCCTGTTGCGCGACGGCGTCACGCCGATCTGCTCGCCGCGGCTGCTGGAGGCCAACGAACACCCGCTGCGCTCCCCCGAGGATCTGCGCTATTACACCCTCTTGCATAACGAGAGCGCGGTGCTGGCGGGTTTCAGGGTGACCTGGAAGGACTGGCTGGACGCGGCCGGGGCTCATCAGGTGGATTGCCGGCGCGGCCCGCGCTTCAGCGATGTGCACCTGGTGATGCAGGAGGCCCTGGCCGGTCACGGCGTGGGGCTTGGGCACATGGCCTTGATCGGTGAGGAACTGCGCGCCGGGCGGCTGGTCGCCCCCTTCGATCTGGTGCTCGCGGGCGGCGGTGATTATCACGTGGTGTATCCACCGGGTGCGGAGGAGCAGCCCAAGGTGGCGGCGTTTCTGAAATGGTTGCGCGCCCAGGTGAGCGAGTCGTGA
- a CDS encoding YkgJ family cysteine cluster protein, producing the protein MSGPGEGAQAHCRPGCGACCIAVSISSPMPGHPRGKPAGVPCVQLDDHYRCRLFGQPERPVVCGALQPEPAMCGEDREQALAYLARLEQLTR; encoded by the coding sequence GTGAGCGGGCCGGGAGAGGGCGCGCAGGCGCACTGTCGGCCCGGCTGCGGCGCCTGCTGCATCGCCGTGTCCATCAGCAGCCCCATGCCCGGCCACCCGCGGGGCAAGCCCGCCGGCGTGCCTTGCGTGCAGTTGGATGACCATTACCGCTGCCGGCTCTTCGGTCAGCCGGAGCGGCCGGTGGTCTGTGGGGCGTTGCAGCCCGAGCCGGCGATGTGCGGCGAAGACCGGGAGCAGGCGCTGGCGTATCTGGCGCGCCTGGAGCAGCTCACCCGCTGA
- a CDS encoding DUF6763 family protein, with product MSIHRDPVLGHWYLDEQNRLLEVTGLSGHQGLVEFRYRDGQVRELPLAEWDDMSLCPVEDPPETEEE from the coding sequence ATGTCGATACACCGTGATCCGGTGCTGGGGCACTGGTATCTGGACGAACAAAACCGGCTGCTGGAAGTCACCGGCCTGTCGGGCCACCAGGGGCTGGTGGAATTCCGCTACCGCGATGGCCAGGTGCGGGAACTGCCGCTGGCGGAATGGGATGACATGAGCCTGTGCCCGGTGGAGGACCCGCCGGAGACGGAAGAAGAGTGA
- a CDS encoding EAL domain-containing protein codes for MDLPLKGHGNARPRSDVLVGHNAVKRDRSSVELKARGMSEEYQQRVSLYKAAASVAGGFLALSLVWLLVSDQLVAMLPVGVKETAWLQTAKGLAYVVLAALLIFVLVLRHLRVQDRYRISLERGRDRVERTFFSAPVGVGLIDLDRRWLYANRALSEALAVAPEALVGHFLDETLPASVLALLQDRGCCTDELRGCAGVELELCNRRGERRWLSAHISLLHDEQGRPEHYVMTLSDETVRHEQAAALAEADRALEAMAEGVLVVDRLGRIRRANFAAERLCGVESGALLRRPVRRLLRYGSTNARELRRLFAALRDGRSWTGELAGRRRNGSSFAAWVAVSPLGGERRAQMVVVFSDISEHKQAQARLAFLSTHDPLTGLHNRATLPALLSAAMKAQARRDGHVWLACIALDGFQAVNGSLGHQAGDAVLREAAQRLQTWVGAGGSVARLDGDKFALVCGAETHQRDLANFVADLQARLDAPFEVSGERLSITASLGVARAPDDGRKPSDLIQAAEAAMDRAKQAGGNRAEIYSEALDEGGRARLRMVSLLREALRREELTLHYQPRLSATTGKVLSLEALLRWHSAELGEVGPGEFIPIAERSGLIVEIGDWVLSEALRQYREWQDLGLVLDRIAVNLSMRQLHEPRLVERVEGLLARHGLPAHVLELEVTESALAEDPKEAMRVLRALKRLGVRLAVDDFGTGYSSLAYLKLIPLDYLKIDRSFVREVPGSASDCSIVRTVIALCEALGARTVAEGVETDEQRGFLRRAGCDEFQGFLFSRPVSPARIPVLLQDRFNPGGRDEVEAKVLVVDDDPKVAAALRRELMFHGYDVELAGDGEEALALLAREGDVVAAICDYRMPRMNGIELLRRVREYYPGVGRIMLTGQAELSTVSDAVNAGAIHRFFTKPWDVDELQDALRWAARRYRERLEA; via the coding sequence ATGGATCTGCCGCTGAAGGGCCATGGCAATGCCCGGCCCCGGTCGGATGTGCTGGTGGGCCACAACGCGGTCAAGCGGGATCGAAGCAGCGTAGAACTGAAGGCGCGGGGGATGTCGGAGGAATATCAACAAAGGGTCAGCCTGTACAAGGCGGCGGCCAGTGTGGCCGGGGGGTTTCTGGCGCTGTCCTTGGTCTGGCTGCTGGTCTCGGACCAGCTGGTGGCCATGTTGCCGGTGGGCGTCAAGGAGACGGCCTGGCTGCAGACCGCCAAGGGCCTGGCCTATGTGGTACTGGCGGCGCTGCTGATCTTCGTGCTGGTGCTGCGCCACCTGCGGGTGCAGGACCGCTACCGGATCAGCCTGGAGCGGGGACGGGACCGGGTCGAGCGCACCTTTTTCAGCGCGCCCGTGGGCGTCGGCCTGATCGATCTGGACCGGCGCTGGCTGTACGCCAACCGGGCCCTGTCCGAAGCCCTGGCGGTCGCGCCCGAGGCGCTGGTAGGCCACTTCCTGGACGAGACCCTGCCCGCCTCCGTGCTCGCGCTGCTGCAGGATCGCGGCTGTTGCACCGACGAGCTGCGCGGCTGCGCCGGTGTGGAGCTGGAACTGTGCAATCGCCGCGGCGAGCGGCGCTGGCTCAGCGCGCACATCAGCCTGCTCCACGATGAGCAAGGTCGTCCCGAGCATTACGTCATGACCCTGTCCGACGAAACCGTCCGCCATGAGCAGGCGGCGGCGCTGGCCGAGGCGGATCGGGCGCTGGAAGCGATGGCCGAGGGCGTGCTGGTGGTGGACCGGCTTGGCCGCATTCGCCGGGCCAACTTCGCCGCGGAGCGGCTGTGCGGGGTGGAAAGTGGCGCGCTGCTGCGCCGGCCGGTGCGCCGGTTGCTGCGCTACGGCAGCACCAATGCCCGGGAACTGCGCCGCCTGTTCGCCGCTCTGCGTGATGGGCGCAGTTGGACCGGGGAACTGGCCGGTCGGCGACGGAACGGCAGCAGTTTCGCCGCCTGGGTGGCGGTCAGCCCGCTGGGGGGCGAGCGCCGCGCACAGATGGTGGTGGTATTCAGCGACATCAGCGAACACAAACAGGCCCAGGCCCGCCTGGCGTTTCTCAGCACCCATGACCCGCTCACCGGCCTGCACAATCGCGCTACCCTGCCGGCCTTGCTGAGCGCCGCGATGAAGGCCCAAGCGCGCCGGGATGGTCATGTGTGGCTGGCCTGCATCGCCCTGGACGGCTTCCAGGCGGTGAACGGCAGTCTGGGCCATCAGGCCGGGGACGCGGTGCTCCGGGAAGCCGCCCAGCGCCTGCAGACCTGGGTGGGTGCCGGCGGCAGTGTCGCCCGGCTGGACGGGGACAAGTTCGCCCTGGTCTGCGGGGCGGAGACCCATCAGCGCGATCTGGCCAATTTCGTGGCCGACCTGCAGGCGCGTCTCGATGCGCCCTTCGAGGTGAGCGGCGAGCGGCTCAGCATCACCGCCAGCCTGGGGGTGGCGCGTGCCCCGGATGATGGCCGCAAGCCCAGCGATCTGATCCAGGCCGCCGAAGCGGCCATGGACCGGGCCAAGCAGGCCGGCGGCAACCGTGCGGAGATCTATTCCGAGGCCCTGGACGAGGGAGGCCGGGCCCGGCTGCGGATGGTCTCGCTGCTGCGCGAGGCGCTCCGTCGCGAAGAGCTCACGCTGCACTACCAGCCCCGCCTCTCCGCCACCACCGGCAAGGTGCTCAGCCTGGAGGCCTTGCTGCGCTGGCATTCCGCGGAGCTGGGCGAAGTCGGCCCCGGCGAATTCATTCCCATCGCCGAACGCTCCGGGCTGATCGTCGAGATCGGCGACTGGGTGCTGAGCGAAGCGCTGCGCCAGTACCGCGAATGGCAGGACCTTGGGCTGGTGCTGGATCGAATCGCCGTGAACCTGTCCATGCGCCAGCTGCATGAGCCCAGGCTGGTGGAACGGGTCGAGGGTCTGCTGGCCCGCCACGGGCTGCCTGCCCATGTGCTGGAGCTGGAGGTCACGGAAAGTGCCCTGGCGGAAGACCCCAAGGAGGCCATGCGGGTGCTGCGCGCCCTCAAACGACTCGGCGTGCGCCTGGCCGTGGACGACTTTGGCACGGGCTATTCCTCGCTGGCATATCTCAAGCTCATTCCGCTCGATTATCTGAAAATCGACCGCTCCTTCGTCAGGGAGGTGCCCGGCAGCGCCAGTGATTGCTCCATCGTGCGCACCGTCATCGCCCTGTGCGAAGCCCTGGGAGCACGTACCGTGGCCGAAGGGGTGGAGACCGACGAGCAGCGCGGATTCTTGCGCCGGGCGGGCTGTGACGAATTCCAGGGCTTTCTGTTCAGCCGCCCGGTCTCACCGGCCCGCATCCCCGTCTTGTTGCAGGACCGCTTCAATCCGGGCGGACGTGACGAGGTGGAGGCCAAGGTGCTGGTGGTGGATGACGACCCCAAGGTGGCCGCGGCGCTGCGCCGGGAGCTGATGTTCCACGGCTACGACGTGGAGCTGGCCGGCGACGGCGAGGAAGCGCTGGCCCTGCTGGCGCGCGAGGGCGATGTGGTGGCGGCCATCTGTGACTACCGCATGCCCCGGATGAATGGTATCGAACTGCTGCGCCGGGTGCGTGAATACTACCCGGGTGTGGGGCGGATCATGCTAACCGGCCAGGCGGAGCTGAGCACCGTGTCCGATGCGGTCAACGCCGGGGCCATACACCGCTTCTTCACCAAGCCCTGGGACGTGGATGAGCTGCAGGATGCGCTGCGCTGGGCGGCACGGCGTTACCGGGAGAGGCTGGAGGCATGA
- a CDS encoding sensor histidine kinase gives MMRSPMSHPGRALAGLIPLCLPVLAGAQTFAEPLRVWAGLPGASLHWLLLLLGLCLCALVLLGSLRYRQLNRRLTASRRNLAKREHIYRLLVENSIAGVALLGPEAQFRYVNDRLAQMLGRDVAELMRISVMDVLDADDRERTLRRIAEHKAARLGDSRYPVKLLRPDGSALWLLASITPLYDEQDVLQGSVAVVLDVSEQRETELALAAQNAELRAAQQRLERMQEDLVRTERLASLGQLAAGVAHEINNPVGYLKSNLGTLERYLSLLDQAVPAEVDDRRLSQARKDLPTLLADCHDGLRRVEEIVRGLRGFAHAGEQAFAEADLKDVLESALRLAWNELKYHVRVETDYAPLPPLSCRATQLTQVFVNLLVNAAQSMEGEGEVRISTRLLGGEQLEVLVADNGRGIAPERRSRIFEPFYTSKPVGRGTGLGLAVSHGIIEGHGGTIEALETPGGGATFRVRLPLRQGASSEARR, from the coding sequence ATGATGCGCAGCCCCATGTCTCATCCGGGCCGAGCGCTGGCGGGGCTTATCCCGCTGTGTCTGCCCGTGCTCGCGGGCGCGCAGACGTTCGCGGAGCCCCTGCGTGTATGGGCCGGCTTGCCGGGCGCTTCGCTGCATTGGCTCTTGTTGCTGCTGGGGCTGTGCCTGTGTGCCCTGGTCCTGCTGGGTAGTTTGCGCTACCGGCAGCTGAATCGCCGGCTGACCGCCTCGCGGCGGAATCTGGCCAAGCGCGAGCACATCTACCGCCTGCTGGTGGAGAACAGCATTGCCGGGGTGGCGCTGCTGGGGCCGGAGGCGCAGTTCCGCTACGTCAACGACCGCCTGGCTCAGATGTTGGGGCGGGACGTGGCGGAGTTGATGCGCATCAGCGTCATGGATGTGTTGGACGCGGATGATCGCGAACGTACGCTGCGGCGTATCGCCGAGCACAAGGCCGCGCGCCTGGGCGACAGCCGCTACCCGGTGAAACTGCTGCGCCCCGATGGCAGCGCGCTGTGGTTGCTGGCGTCCATCACCCCGCTGTATGACGAACAGGACGTGCTCCAGGGCAGTGTCGCGGTGGTGCTGGATGTCAGCGAGCAGCGGGAGACCGAGCTGGCGCTGGCGGCCCAGAACGCCGAGCTGCGGGCCGCGCAGCAGCGCCTGGAGCGCATGCAGGAGGATCTGGTGCGCACCGAACGCCTGGCCTCCCTGGGGCAACTGGCCGCCGGTGTCGCCCATGAAATCAACAACCCGGTGGGGTATCTGAAGTCGAACCTGGGCACCCTGGAGCGTTATCTCTCCTTGCTCGATCAGGCGGTGCCCGCCGAAGTGGACGATCGCCGCCTGAGCCAGGCGCGCAAAGACCTGCCCACCCTGTTGGCCGATTGCCACGACGGTCTGCGCCGAGTGGAGGAGATCGTACGCGGGCTGCGCGGCTTCGCCCACGCCGGCGAACAGGCCTTCGCCGAGGCGGACCTGAAGGACGTGCTGGAATCCGCCCTGCGCCTGGCCTGGAACGAGCTTAAATACCATGTGCGGGTGGAAACGGATTACGCCCCGTTGCCACCGCTGAGCTGCCGGGCTACCCAGCTCACCCAGGTCTTCGTCAATCTGCTGGTCAATGCCGCCCAGTCCATGGAGGGCGAGGGCGAGGTGCGTATCAGCACCCGTTTGCTGGGGGGCGAGCAGCTGGAAGTACTGGTCGCCGACAATGGTCGGGGCATCGCGCCGGAGCGACGCAGCCGCATCTTCGAGCCTTTCTACACCAGCAAGCCGGTGGGCCGGGGCACGGGCCTCGGCCTGGCGGTGAGCCACGGGATCATCGAGGGTCACGGCGGTACCATCGAGGCGCTGGAGACCCCCGGCGGCGGTGCGACCTTCCGGGTGCGACTGCCCCTGCGCCAAGGGGCGTCGTCGGAGGCCCGCCGCTGA